tagtgtccaaacatccgatgtgacagggattGAAAAATTTTAGCCCCATCCAAACCCAATCTAAACCAATATTGTTATTACTTTTTGTTGTGCATTACTACCATTCCACCATTCCATCGTGACGTTACTACAAGTGTACCATAACAACTATATTTTATGCAGTAACATAGCGTGTAGTATTACTGCAATAACATGTGGCAACTACCGAACACAGGTCCAAGAACTACCATCCACCTTGAACTAGCAAAGCTAAGTGCAAGTGATATATTTAGAATTCACATCAACAATGATATCTCTCACaccacatattatatttttgaactaTTTACACCATAatgcttttaaaaaaagagcTCTACAAAACTAGATATGTCGTGACTATagtttaactatattttattgCTGTTACTACTCGTAAGTTGCGGCGTTACTGCATGGTGGTCGTCCTATTATTGTACGGTTCGTACGAGACGAGGACATTAAATAGGTGGATATGGGGTGAGTTAGCAGACGGGTTTGACCAAGGTGGGAGCCCTTTGACCACACTTTTACTAGGGTGGGATGGTGCTTAGTTTGCTATATTGTTTGATTAGCTGAGAAATACAGATCCGTTTGATTatatttgtaggaaaaatgcACGACCCGTCATGACACTTGGGGTGCTCATAAAGCTCTTCTTCTGTGCTTTAATCGGGTATGCGCTTATCTTTACAAACTCTAATTTATTGGTACAAAACGAAAAATAAGAATCGATTGTATACTCATGCCATGTCAAGAGTTTAATTAGTCCCTGATTTACCTGCGGAAATTTCTTTTCAGGATTACGCTTGGGGTAAATCTATACCATATAAGCCTCAAGTTCACCTCTGCAACGGTGGCATCTGCAGTAGACAGCTCACTCCCAGCCATCACCTTCTTCTTGGCGGCGCTTTTGAGGTTTATCATCATCGATATCATAGTCCACCACCTCTTATATAAGACATCACTAAAGCCTAACTTGAGAATGTACCATAAATAGATTCAAATTAGTtgtgaaaatattaattataagatattttgacttttcTAAACACATAAATTTTGATATACATATTTAGATAAACACTATATCAAACACATAATAAAAGCAACATATCTTGAAAAACCAGACCACCTTATAATttgaatggatggagtagtatataatagggttaattggatccatgccattacaaatttGCCCGTTTGAAAATATGTCATTACAATTCGTGAAATTTTAACCATGCCATTATGATTTTATAGGAATATGATATCTGCCACTGCATACCCTTTTAAAgcaatatcaaaattttcttgaccaaaatacccccttcttccttcccctcATCGGACAAGTCAAATGCCACCGGCGTTGCCCGGGGGAAGAGTCCTGGCGCGGCGCATGGCGCCATGGGGACTGCTGCATACGCACCGGCGGGCTCCATGGTGGCACGGGACGACGGCGGAGAAGACCAAGAACGTCACGCTCAGCACTGGCCAGACGGCCAGCAAGTACGTGAAGCAGGCGACGGTGTGGGGGAAGGAAATCACACTCAGCACCAGCGGAACTTCGTGGTGGCTGGAGAAAATCAGCATCAAATAGCAATAGGAGCAGGCCAGGAACAGTACTGAATGTTTGGAGTAGTACTGACGGAGTACGCCAAGATGGTGAAGGAGAAGGCCAGGACACCGCGGTGGCCGCTGGCAAGACGATGGCCGAGTACACGTAGCAGGCGGTCGTGAAGGCCAAGGACATGACGCTCTTCACGAGCATGACGATGGACAGAgatggagggggaggaagaaggaagaagaagggggtattttggtaaaattttgatattgctTCGAAGAGGTATGGAGTGGCACATATCAAATCTTATAAAATCataatggtatggttccaatttcataaattgtaatggcatatttTCAAATGGGtaaatggcatggatccaattaacccataaTAATAATACCAGGATTGAAATGTTGCTTGCCAGGACGGAGTATGTGAAGCTGAGGAGCTCTTCAGGCATAGCCAAGGTCACTAGCGTGGCACTCTGCTTGGCTGGAGTCTTTACCATCGCCTTCTTCGCTGGCCCGTCCATAAGCCCTATCAACCATCACCGTGCCTTCGCCTCTGACGCAGGCTCGAAAACAGTAGTTCCGAGGGGTGTGTGGATCAAATGGACATTCCTTATGGTGGTTGCCAACATGTGCTGGTCTTTGTGGATCATTTTTCAGGTTCGCATGCATGTTTAGTTATTTACAAAAAAAGAGCTGTTCTTGCATGCTTGTCTGCATCAATCCATAGCTGCAATTACTGACGAATCGGGGTCTCTACTCCTTGTCTGTTGACTGTGCAGGCAGCGGTGCAAAAGGAATATCAAGATAAAATGGTTGTGACTGTGACTCAGTGCCTGTTCAGCACGGTGCAGTCGTTTGTCGTCGCGGTGGTCGCAGAGCGCGACTTCTCCAGATGGAAGCTAAGATTTGACATCAGCTTGCTCGCCATCCTATACTCGGTAAGTTCTGCACATAAAATTTTCAGTGATCCAATGTATTCACTGTTGACATGGTCTTCTGCACACGCATCTGACTATTAGACGATTGGTGGTTTGCTTTAGGGTGTTATGGTGACGGGAGTGTCCTACTACCTGCAAACGTGGTGCCTAGAGATGAGAGGCCCCATGTTCTTCGCCTCCTGGACGCCACTCTGCTTCGTGTTCACAATATTTTGCTCATCCTTCTTTCTTGGAGAGATTGTTCACCTCGGCAGGtaaattaaatcatatatatactgatcaATGGTGCAATATTCTAAGAACACGTTGAAATAAACAAAAGTTTCCTTTTCCGCTCTTCCTTTATTGGCAGCATCTTGGGTGGAATTTTGTTGGTCGGAAGTCTTTACACCATGCTGTGGGGTAAGAGCAAAGAGGGTAATGAGACTGACGATGTCACCGATGACGATATTGAGAAATCTACACAGATCTACCCTGGAGAGCAACAACATACTACAGCAGATTAGGACAAAGAATCGACGTTGACAGGCTCGTCAGCTTTGCACGTCCAAGAACTATAATTTTTTTGGCATGGTAGCCCTTTTATTTAGTCACCTTAAATTAGGTTACAGTCGGCTTATTTGAATTTGGCTCATGTGTTACTGTGTTACGAGACCGTGGAGTTTTAATTCCACCTTAGTTGTTAAGGGCAGGTTAGAGTAATCTATAAGGCTCCTATAGTTCATTCCACCATGACTAGTGTTGACTAAATATGGTCGGCAGTACATTGAGGGGGATAACCATGATGGTAGATTAACTACATGGAGGGACACGCGTGATCAGAACTAGGTGATGAACTCGAAGAGGAGGGACATGAAGCTTTAGACAGATTCGGGCCTTCAAGGCAACTTAATGCCTTACGCCCTATGTTCTGGTGGATTGTATATTGATATGAGATGAGGTGTAGTTATCGGGTTTTGAGGGGGTACCCCATCCTCCTTATATAGCCGGGAGATAGGGTTTACAAATCGGATAAGATCTAATCTAGTTGGTTTACAATGATAAGCATCAATCAAGGGATTCAATATCTAGCTTATCAGATCGGATCCCTATCTATCTGCTAATTGACTTCTGATAAACTTGCAGTGCACGCCGAGCGCCTCCTTAGATAGCTGGGAGATAGGGTTTACAAATTGGTTAAGATCTAATCTAGTCGGTTTACAATGATAAGCGTCAATCAATGGATTCAATATCTAGCTTATGAGATCAGATCCCTATCTATTTGCTAATTGCCTTCTGGTAGACTTGCGGTGCACGCCGAGCACCTCCGAGCGCTGCCGTGCGCCATGGGTCTTCAGGTACTGGATTGGGCCATTCCTGGTGGGCCGGCCCATGTGCCTTGCTGTGGATACCGGGGGTTATACCCTCCATAGCTAGTCCCCGAGCGCCTTGTATCCATTGAGCAACTCCATCTTGAGCATTTCGGAGCAAGTTGACTTGTAGCATACCAACCTGACTAGTGATCCGACCGGTTCAACCGGTTATTGAATCAGTTAGCTGGAAATCCGAATAGTTAAATTGCCCGATAGATCTTCAATTGCATAATCAATGGCTTGCCATAAGGATGAAAGGAGCTCcaagtaaattttttaaattctccatgcttggTAAAGTATGCCCACTTTAGCACCGAGTTCGACGCTAAATAATCAACAGGCTTGACTTAGTTAGTAATGGGGTTGAACCTTCGCTTGTTGATGTTCCCGAGAACCAGTCGACCGCCCAACAAGATTTTGACGTAGTGTTGGTATTTATTAACGCAAACATAAATAATCCACAAGCGTACGAAATTACTGTCGTAGCACTTCAACCGGAAGCATTCAGGGTATCATATTTTCCACAGGTAATGGAGGTATTATTCTAGATAATCCGTGCAAGGATAACACAAGGGTAGAAAAGGCTAGGGTAAAGATGGATTTCTATGGTTTTAGAGGTCTAAGGACAGATAAACTCTACTTCTGCTTACTTACTTCGGGCACCGGCCTGCACCTGGTCCACCAGGTAGATGTCTGGCTTATAGCTCTACTTCCAACCTGTACATGGGGGAGTGCTAGGGATGGACAGGGCTGTCACTACCTGCCGCCTACCCCCCTACCGTAGGGAAGTGAAGAAAACGAAGGTAACTCTAGCCTAGACACCATATCTATGCTAGTGATTACTATTCTAACGTTGATCGTGGAGTCAGACACGATCGTAATCCTATGC
The nucleotide sequence above comes from Oryza glaberrima chromosome 11, OglaRS2, whole genome shotgun sequence. Encoded proteins:
- the LOC127755062 gene encoding WAT1-related protein At5g64700-like isoform X1, encoding MLMEKTKRTLSHTEDNTLVQTPRTPCYCWIEMVKASIKPYFIAIVVQLIYTGMFVISKAAFNHGMNTYIFIFYRQAVGSLILLLTALLQRKNARPVMTLGVLIKLFFCALIGITLGVNLYHISLKFTSATVASAVDSSLPAITFFLAALLRTEYVKLRSSSGIAKVTSVALCLAGVFTIAFFAGPSISPINHHRAFASDAGSKTVVPRGVWIKWTFLMVVANMCWSLWIIFQAAVQKEYQDKMVVTVTQCLFSTVQSFVVAVVAERDFSRWKLRFDISLLAILYSGVMVTGVSYYLQTWCLEMRGPMFFASWTPLCFVFTIFCSSFFLGEIVHLGSILGGILLVGSLYTMLWGKSKEGNETDDVTDDDIEKSTQIYPGEQQHTTAD
- the LOC127755062 gene encoding WAT1-related protein At5g64700-like isoform X2, with product MVKASIKPYFIAIVVQLIYTGMFVISKAAFNHGMNTYIFIFYRQAVGSLILLLTALLQRKNARPVMTLGVLIKLFFCALIGITLGVNLYHISLKFTSATVASAVDSSLPAITFFLAALLRIEMLLARTEYVKLRSSSGIAKVTSVALCLAGVFTIAFFAGPSISPINHHRAFASDAGSKTVVPRGVWIKWTFLMVVANMCWSLWIIFQAAVQKEYQDKMVVTVTQCLFSTVQSFVVAVVAERDFSRWKLRFDISLLAILYSGVMVTGVSYYLQTWCLEMRGPMFFASWTPLCFVFTIFCSSFFLGEIVHLGSILGGILLVGSLYTMLWGKSKEGNETDDVTDDDIEKSTQIYPGEQQHTTAD